The following coding sequences are from one Seonamhaeicola sp. ML3 window:
- a CDS encoding FecR family protein, with amino-acid sequence MIPKNIEELIIKFLNQSINKKEWDELNLWYDKSEYDQLLNDYIEINYLVDDFMKEFNTERTKNNLLIKIKKDKRLSLRRNVMKYAAAVILFISTAYFFIGRDTKDKSQQLTPVVVDSKIYHGTNKAVLTLEDGSQVKLVKGEEFKTKDVNSNGEEIIYDTIDENKAKLAYNYLTIPRGGQFRVLLSDGTQVWLNSETQLKYPKNFIKGQTREVELVYGEAYFDISPSSNHNGDKFKVINASQHIEVLGTEFNVRAYKDEVMVFTTLVEGKVTVNVEGTNQVLKPSEQSILDVNTNNIDVKLVDVYNEISWKEGIFTFEKMPLSDIVKVLSRWYDIDFVFESEKVKGNRFNGSLKRNLKIEEILDAIKNFNKIKDYKIDDRTIIIK; translated from the coding sequence ATGATACCAAAAAATATAGAGGAACTTATCATAAAGTTTTTAAACCAATCTATTAATAAAAAAGAATGGGATGAGTTGAATTTATGGTATGATAAAAGTGAGTATGATCAATTACTGAATGATTATATAGAAATTAACTATTTAGTTGATGATTTTATGAAAGAATTCAACACCGAACGAACCAAGAACAACCTATTAATAAAGATTAAGAAGGATAAGCGATTGTCATTAAGACGTAATGTAATGAAATATGCTGCGGCAGTTATACTTTTCATTTCAACAGCATACTTTTTTATTGGCAGAGACACGAAAGATAAATCACAGCAACTTACCCCAGTTGTTGTAGATTCAAAAATCTATCATGGTACAAATAAGGCAGTGCTCACACTAGAGGATGGATCTCAAGTAAAGTTGGTTAAAGGTGAGGAGTTCAAAACTAAAGATGTGAACAGTAATGGAGAAGAGATTATATATGATACCATTGATGAAAATAAAGCCAAGTTAGCTTATAATTATTTAACTATTCCAAGAGGCGGGCAGTTTCGTGTGCTACTTTCTGATGGTACACAGGTGTGGTTAAATTCCGAGACGCAATTAAAATACCCTAAAAACTTTATAAAAGGACAAACACGCGAAGTAGAGCTTGTATATGGAGAAGCCTATTTTGATATTTCCCCTAGCTCAAATCATAATGGCGATAAGTTTAAAGTTATAAATGCATCTCAACATATCGAAGTTTTGGGTACAGAATTTAATGTAAGAGCCTACAAAGACGAGGTTATGGTATTTACCACTTTAGTAGAAGGTAAAGTTACTGTTAACGTAGAGGGAACAAATCAAGTTTTAAAACCATCAGAACAATCAATACTAGATGTTAACACCAATAATATTGATGTTAAATTAGTAGATGTTTATAATGAAATATCTTGGAAAGAAGGCATATTCACTTTTGAAAAGATGCCGTTAAGCGATATCGTTAAAGTATTATCTCGATGGTATGATATTGATTTTGTTTTTGAAAGTGAAAAAGTCAAAGGAAATAGGTTTAATGGTTCTTTGAAACGTAACTTAAAAATAGAAGAAATATTAGATGCTATTAAGAATTTTAATAAAATCAAAGATTATAAAATAGATGATAGAACCATTATCATAAAATAG
- a CDS encoding RNA polymerase sigma factor produces MGPIFDDKPEFIFRLKKGDEEAYENLVDKYNSKLCLYANSLLNDIPLSEDIVQNLFIKIWEKRDNLREDLSLKSYLYKSVYNACINQYKKNQALTALEKKYVEGLNHIVEKKDDDTLDKLKLKVKQAIDNLPPKCREVFVLSKKDGLTNIEISEYLNVSVSTIERHITIAFTKIRAEVGSKTELILYLLFAKKIQIFNSSS; encoded by the coding sequence ATGGGACCAATATTTGACGACAAACCAGAATTCATTTTCAGACTAAAAAAGGGAGATGAAGAAGCGTATGAAAATCTTGTAGATAAATATAATAGTAAGTTATGTCTATATGCTAATAGCCTACTTAATGACATCCCCCTATCTGAAGATATTGTTCAAAATTTATTCATTAAGATTTGGGAAAAAAGAGATAATCTTAGAGAAGATTTATCACTTAAAAGCTACCTATACAAATCTGTATATAACGCCTGTATCAATCAATACAAAAAAAACCAAGCATTAACAGCTCTAGAGAAGAAATATGTCGAAGGCTTAAACCATATCGTCGAAAAAAAAGACGATGATACTCTAGACAAATTAAAACTAAAAGTTAAACAAGCCATTGATAACTTACCGCCTAAGTGTAGAGAAGTTTTCGTTCTTAGTAAAAAAGATGGTTTAACGAATATAGAGATTTCTGAATATCTTAATGTTTCAGTTAGTACTATAGAGAGACATATAACCATCGCTTTCACTAAAATTAGAGCTGAAGTAGGCAGTAAAACCGAGTTGATATTATACCTGTTGTTTGCTAAAAAAATTCAAATATTTAATAGCTCTTCATAA
- a CDS encoding mechanosensitive ion channel family protein — MQSNISEISSTIADKLNHWLNVLIDSIPNIVMALAVLLTSYYLSKFFSKMIIKLLKNRVSKKSVATVIAKIASTVVVILGLFLALGALNLNETLKSLLTGAGIAGIIIGMALQGTLSNTIAGIILSFRKKIRLGDWVETNSFAGEVIDLNLREFTLKEADNNIVIIPNKTILESPLKNYSLTTKMRVMVECGVGYESDLELVENVTKNSIANAFEQVLDADDVEFYYTSFGDSSINFLCRFWIDAESALEKLRSKSKAIKVIRKAFEKDNINIPFPIRTLKFGNNEKMEHLNEAITMSAD; from the coding sequence ATGCAAAGTAACATATCTGAGATATCAAGCACAATAGCCGATAAATTAAACCATTGGTTAAATGTTTTAATAGATAGTATCCCTAATATTGTAATGGCACTTGCTGTTCTTTTAACATCCTATTACTTATCTAAGTTTTTTAGTAAGATGATTATAAAACTTTTAAAAAATAGGGTGTCAAAAAAGTCTGTTGCAACTGTTATAGCAAAGATAGCTTCAACAGTAGTTGTAATACTGGGCCTCTTCTTGGCACTTGGAGCACTAAATTTAAATGAAACCCTAAAGTCATTACTTACAGGTGCAGGTATTGCGGGTATTATAATTGGTATGGCTCTTCAGGGCACGCTGTCAAACACCATTGCAGGTATAATATTATCGTTTAGGAAAAAGATTCGTTTGGGAGACTGGGTTGAGACCAATAGTTTCGCAGGTGAAGTAATTGATTTGAATTTAAGAGAGTTTACGTTAAAAGAAGCTGATAACAACATAGTAATCATACCCAATAAAACTATCTTGGAAAGCCCTTTAAAGAACTATTCTCTTACAACCAAAATGCGTGTAATGGTTGAATGTGGAGTAGGGTATGAATCTGATTTGGAACTCGTAGAAAATGTGACAAAAAATTCTATTGCCAATGCTTTCGAACAAGTCCTTGATGCAGACGATGTTGAGTTTTATTATACTTCTTTTGGAGATAGTTCCATTAATTTCTTATGCCGATTTTGGATAGATGCCGAAAGCGCATTAGAAAAGCTAAGGTCAAAGAGTAAAGCCATCAAGGTAATAAGAAAAGCATTTGAAAAAGATAATATTAATATTCCTTTTCCTATTAGGACTTTAAAATTTGGGAATAACGAAAAAATGGAACATCTCAATGAAGCAATAACTATGAGTGCAGATTAA
- a CDS encoding AraC family transcriptional regulator, with amino-acid sequence MTTINITAQDTAGTVRQIQEVIGGTISGRWGEYVLNVSSQMAKGSIRFLTFEWGGSLLEYNITFFNEIMLVMDTSEFNPIHFTYISNGYCYHRFEKEDANRKLEALRPIIITSKDGGYNYGYFPKDEKLHITLVQVSRIKFLKKRLNDASVLNQNLYRVFHDEHHEHVFSYFGSYNLKLAQLVKSLSDIKQSGMMRILLIEGIVYQILALHLEHHSKDMQKSKRNTNLTKRELLAVRRISKYILKDVSKDQNVDNLALKCGLNHTKLQEGFKHLFSRTVTEYIRHVRLEEARDLMDTTDLNITQIVYAIGFSSRSYFSKIFKRKYGIRPSDYLKKQVMRT; translated from the coding sequence ATGACAACTATAAATATTACGGCACAAGATACAGCGGGCACGGTAAGGCAAATCCAGGAGGTTATTGGGGGTACTATCTCTGGTCGTTGGGGTGAGTATGTCTTAAATGTTTCCAGCCAAATGGCAAAAGGAAGCATTAGATTTTTAACTTTTGAATGGGGAGGAAGCCTATTGGAATATAATATTACTTTCTTTAATGAAATAATGTTAGTCATGGATACTTCAGAATTTAACCCCATTCACTTTACATACATATCAAATGGCTATTGTTATCATAGGTTTGAAAAAGAAGACGCTAATCGAAAGCTTGAAGCTCTACGACCTATAATTATAACAAGTAAAGATGGCGGTTACAATTATGGGTATTTTCCTAAGGATGAAAAATTACATATTACCTTGGTACAGGTCAGTAGAATTAAATTTTTAAAAAAACGCCTTAATGATGCCTCTGTACTCAACCAAAACTTGTATCGTGTATTTCACGATGAGCATCACGAGCACGTATTTTCCTATTTTGGCTCATATAATTTAAAATTGGCTCAATTGGTTAAATCTTTGAGTGATATAAAACAATCAGGAATGATGCGTATTCTTTTAATAGAGGGTATTGTCTATCAGATTTTAGCCTTACATCTAGAGCACCATAGCAAGGACATGCAAAAGTCAAAGAGAAATACGAATCTCACAAAACGGGAACTTTTGGCAGTAAGACGCATTTCCAAGTATATTCTTAAGGATGTTTCTAAAGACCAAAATGTTGATAATTTAGCCTTAAAATGTGGTTTAAACCATACTAAGCTTCAAGAGGGGTTTAAGCATTTGTTTTCTAGAACGGTAACAGAATATATTAGGCATGTAAGACTTGAAGAAGCAAGAGATTTAATGGATACTACCGATTTAAATATTACACAAATTGTATACGCCATAGGTTTTAGTAGTAGAAGTTATTTTTCAAAAATTTTTAAGCGTAAATACGGTATAAGACCTAGTGACTATTTAAAAAAACAGGTAATGAGAACTTAA
- a CDS encoding Dps family protein, which produces METINKKKRLKPFKKLGFTFLETTEIVVKIRQLMADYTIFYLKMRNFHWDVVGSDFFELHQEFENEYNITNEHIDILAERIRSFGLKPSMNMAAILERSKVQETNTEKTSIEMVEELLMDYHILHDSMLDVVTASLDIGDNVTEQIITDFMRHLEKRNWMFTSWVK; this is translated from the coding sequence ATGGAAACAATAAATAAAAAGAAACGACTAAAGCCTTTTAAAAAATTAGGATTTACATTTTTAGAAACTACCGAAATTGTAGTTAAAATTCGTCAACTAATGGCAGATTACACAATTTTCTATTTGAAGATGAGAAATTTTCATTGGGACGTTGTGGGAAGTGATTTTTTTGAATTGCACCAAGAATTTGAAAACGAATATAACATTACAAATGAGCACATTGATATACTAGCAGAACGAATCAGGTCTTTTGGATTGAAGCCTAGCATGAATATGGCAGCTATATTAGAAAGGTCTAAAGTACAAGAAACCAATACAGAAAAGACTTCTATAGAAATGGTGGAAGAGTTACTAATGGATTACCATATACTACACGATAGCATGCTGGATGTCGTTACAGCCTCTTTAGACATCGGAGACAATGTTACGGAACAAATCATTACTGACTTTATGAGGCATTTAGAAAAGCGTAACTGGATGTTTACTTCGTGGGTGAAGTAA
- a CDS encoding TrkH family potassium uptake protein — protein MLPFCRNNNISIIDHIFFSVSLVSTTGLAPLNFAESYSMAGQIISLFFIQLGGVGYMALSSFVILKRHNKVPLISAKLLRLEFNLPQKYPLLAFIHSVFIFTFLIEFIGAIFLYIGFKQEAVSQPLWQAIFHSISAFCTAGFSLFENSMTPFSNNGYITNTIMVLSLLGSIGFIVLLDIWFKLRQKKAKITLTSKIILLATFVFIVLPTCLIYSSDSNLQRLGWEGFRLAFFQTVSAHTTVGFNNHDLGTLGIPAIFVFIIVMVVGASPAGTGGGIKTTSVTALYAVLTAILKRRKRITFLSKLIPSSKIYLAIASGIFYALILIIGIWTVLIIDGNNFSLSEIAFECSSALSTVGLSTGITGTLSNTSKTIVALLMFIGRLGVLTFGFALITKSPLLDDNIETEDIAI, from the coding sequence ATGTTGCCTTTTTGCAGAAATAACAACATTTCAATAATAGATCACATATTCTTTTCAGTGTCTTTGGTTAGTACAACAGGTTTGGCACCGTTAAATTTTGCAGAAAGTTATTCAATGGCCGGACAAATCATAAGTTTATTTTTTATTCAACTAGGGGGAGTTGGCTATATGGCATTGAGCTCGTTTGTAATTTTAAAACGCCACAACAAAGTACCTCTAATTTCGGCAAAATTACTACGATTGGAATTCAATTTACCGCAAAAATACCCGCTACTGGCTTTTATTCATAGTGTTTTTATTTTCACTTTTCTCATAGAGTTTATAGGTGCCATTTTTCTTTATATCGGTTTTAAACAGGAGGCCGTTTCTCAACCACTTTGGCAAGCCATTTTTCATAGTATTTCTGCTTTTTGCACCGCTGGTTTTAGCCTTTTTGAAAATTCTATGACACCATTTTCCAATAACGGCTACATTACTAATACTATTATGGTATTATCGCTTTTAGGTTCTATTGGTTTTATAGTATTACTAGATATTTGGTTTAAACTAAGGCAGAAAAAAGCAAAAATCACACTGACATCAAAAATTATATTACTAGCTACTTTTGTTTTTATTGTCCTTCCTACATGTTTAATTTACAGTTCAGATTCAAATTTACAAAGATTAGGCTGGGAAGGTTTTAGGCTTGCGTTTTTTCAGACAGTATCTGCCCACACCACAGTAGGATTTAACAATCATGATCTAGGAACATTAGGTATCCCAGCAATTTTCGTTTTTATAATTGTTATGGTAGTGGGTGCTTCACCAGCAGGAACCGGAGGTGGTATAAAAACCACATCTGTAACTGCGCTCTATGCAGTGTTGACAGCAATATTAAAACGCCGCAAACGTATTACTTTTTTATCTAAGCTGATTCCATCATCAAAAATATATCTTGCCATAGCGTCAGGGATTTTTTACGCCTTAATTCTTATAATCGGAATTTGGACAGTGCTGATAATTGATGGCAATAACTTTTCATTGTCCGAAATTGCTTTTGAATGCAGTTCAGCTTTGAGCACGGTAGGACTGTCAACGGGAATTACGGGCACCCTTTCTAATACAAGTAAAACTATTGTGGCATTATTAATGTTTATTGGTAGGCTTGGTGTTCTCACTTTTGGTTTTGCATTAATTACCAAATCGCCCTTGCTTGATGACAATATTGAAACCGAAGATATTGCTATTTAA